Proteins encoded by one window of Conger conger chromosome 1, fConCon1.1, whole genome shotgun sequence:
- the zgc:171704 gene encoding ras-related and estrogen-regulated growth inhibitor-like protein yields MVVQVKHNTNHSGKTMDGAQQKVEANILLLGAENVGKSALTVRFLTRRFIGEYGEIESIYNHNDKIDGRDISFNIWDSLYPQNCETTESITEKHLQWADGLILVYSICDRSSFEVVRQQVHRIKQAKKTSGVSPIIIVGNKRDLQHQRTVSSEEGRLLALSADCGFFEISAAEAYHGVLLVFHELFDLIREARALKKGGFKGIVRSMSAVFGRKRTE; encoded by the exons ATGGTGGTTCAagtcaaacacaacacaaatcaTAGCGGCAAAACAATGGATGGAGCGCAGCAAAAAGTGGAAGCTAACATATTGCTGCTTGGAGCCGAAAATGTGGGGAAGTCAG CGCTCACTGTACGATTTCTCACACGAAGATTCATCGGCGAGTACGGCGAAATAG AATCCATATACAATCACAACGACAAAATCGATGGACGGGACATTTCTTTCAACATCTGGGATTCGCTGTACCCACAG AACTGTGAGACTACGGAATCGATCACTGAAAAGCATTTGCAATGGGCCGACGGTTTGATTCTGGTGTACAGCATATGTGACCGCTCAAGCTTTGAAGTGGTCCGGCAACAGGTGCATCGCATCAAGCAAGCGAAGAAGACCTCCGGAGTTTCACCCATCATAATCGTTGGAAACAAGCGTGACCTCCAACACCAACGCACTGTGTCTAGTGAAGAGGGCCGGCTCCTGGCGTTGTCTGCTGACTGTGGCTTCTTTGAAATCTCGGCTGCTGAAGCGTACCATGGCGTTCTGCTGGTGTTCCACGAACTGTTCGACCTCATCAGGGAGGCAAGGGCCCTTAAGAAGGGTGGCTTCAAGGGCATCGTAAGGAGCATGTCGGCGGTTTTTGGGAGGAAACGCACTGAGTAG